The DNA region CCATTTTTCCAGTGGCGTCTTCCGGTTCCAGATAGGGCACGCGGGCCATGGCAGGGTCTCCCGAAAGGATTTCGACGATAAAGTGTGAATTTACCTGTGGTTTGGCACACGGGGGAGAGGGCAATTATCCGGGAAGAAGCGGGATATACCGGGGTTTGGTGGGACCGGGCCGGAATTTTCACATTTGGCACGGAACGACGCAAAAGGACGAAATAACGCTACCATTTGGCACTAAAAAACTATCCCGAATCGGGTGGAAAACCGCATGGAACGGCGCTTTACACGGTAATTGAAAGGTGCGAGTAATTGCCCGAAGTTGAACCTTTGGCCAAAGTTATAAAAAACGAAAAAGGTGAAAAATAACAACCATTAAAGATAAGTTAAAAAATAATAACTTGAACGCAAGTTGAAAGGGAAAAAATTGGAATTATCAAACCCATTTCCCGTACCACACCACGCGCCCCAGAATTGAAAAATCATCAGGTAGATCGGTAGCCACTACGGAAAACAACCGGTAGGCCTGGTTATCGGAAACAACCTCGATTGTACCACCCGGAAGGCGTTGTAAGCGCTTGACCATCAAAGAATCTCCCAGCCGAACCACATAAATCCCGTCTCCTCCCATTATCTCCGTATCCGACCGGTCAACCATGATTTGATCGCCCGGAGACAAAGTTGGGTACATCGAATCTCCCTCGACGGCGATCATGGCCAGGCTGCCCACCCTGGCTCGCAACTCCCCTTTTAGGTAATCCAGTCTGAACGGAAATTCCCCCACCTGCGCCTCATCCCAAGCGATTGCACCATCCCCCGCGCTCGCACTTACGTCGAACGCGGGGATCATAGCATACTTCGATCCTTCAGCAAGTAATTGATTTTCCTTAGTATCGCCGGTGTCGTCTTTGCGTATCCCCCCTTCCCCCGTGGCAAGCCATTCAAGACTCACCCCTGAAACTTTTGCCATTGAAATCAATGCCTGCCTAGAGGGATCGGACTTCCCTGCCAGGTACTGACGGACGACTGTATCCGATAAACTTGAACTGCGCGCGAAAGCTCGAATACTGCCGCCACCTATCGCCACTTCAAGCCGCTCTCCAAAACGTCCGATTCCACCTTTCTGAATCGGATGATTGACGTCTTTAAATCGGACGGCATCCGCATCACTACATTTCTTTGGCATATCAAATATTTAAGCTT from Candidatus Glassbacteria bacterium includes:
- a CDS encoding peptidase S24; protein product: MPKKCSDADAVRFKDVNHPIQKGGIGRFGERLEVAIGGGSIRAFARSSSLSDTVVRQYLAGKSDPSRQALISMAKVSGVSLEWLATGEGGIRKDDTGDTKENQLLAEGSKYAMIPAFDVSASAGDGAIAWDEAQVGEFPFRLDYLKGELRARVGSLAMIAVEGDSMYPTLSPGDQIMVDRSDTEIMGGDGIYVVRLGDSLMVKRLQRLPGGTIEVVSDNQAYRLFSVVATDLPDDFSILGRVVWYGKWV